A portion of the Vreelandella subglaciescola genome contains these proteins:
- the alr gene encoding alanine racemase, whose amino-acid sequence MRPLVAHIDLDALRHNYQLAQRCAPQSRAVAVIKADAYGHGALACARALADDAPAFAVASLEEALVLRRGGINIPIVLLEGIFSADELAQVDAHRLWMAVHSRWQLEALLAFTPKAPIPIWLKVDSGMHRLGFAPAEIDAVWHALSAAPQVGELHLMSHFATADAAASEHYDRQLACVRELARRLDAPLSLANSPATLAHAETHGAFNRPGVMLYGSDPLEQANAASGALEPVMTLRAEIIALRDIGPDEPVGYGGRFRAAAPTRIAVVAAGYGDGYDRHAADGTPVLVNGQRAALAGKVSMDMLTVDVSGIDDVRIGSEVVLWGRAENGAVLSIDEVASHCDTISYTLLTGVLPRVPRRYHGVGILPHGMTR is encoded by the coding sequence ATGCGCCCGCTGGTGGCCCATATTGACCTTGACGCGCTGCGTCATAATTATCAGCTGGCGCAGCGCTGCGCGCCGCAAAGCCGCGCGGTTGCCGTGATCAAGGCCGACGCCTATGGCCACGGGGCGCTGGCCTGCGCCCGTGCGCTGGCGGATGATGCGCCGGCGTTTGCCGTGGCCAGCCTGGAAGAAGCGCTGGTGCTGCGTCGCGGCGGCATTAATATTCCCATTGTGCTGCTGGAAGGCATTTTCAGCGCGGACGAGCTGGCGCAGGTAGACGCGCACCGGCTGTGGATGGCCGTGCACAGCCGCTGGCAGCTTGAGGCACTGCTGGCGTTTACTCCCAAAGCGCCGATCCCGATCTGGCTCAAGGTTGACTCGGGTATGCACCGGCTGGGCTTTGCCCCCGCCGAAATTGACGCCGTGTGGCACGCGCTAAGCGCGGCGCCGCAGGTGGGCGAGCTGCATTTGATGAGTCACTTTGCCACCGCCGATGCGGCTGCAAGCGAACACTACGACCGCCAGCTGGCCTGCGTGCGCGAGCTGGCCCGCCGGCTTGATGCGCCGCTGAGTCTGGCCAATTCTCCGGCAACCCTGGCCCACGCCGAGACTCATGGCGCCTTCAACCGTCCGGGCGTGATGCTTTACGGCAGCGACCCGCTGGAGCAGGCCAACGCGGCCTCCGGCGCGCTTGAGCCGGTGATGACGCTGCGTGCAGAAATCATTGCCCTGCGCGACATCGGCCCCGACGAGCCGGTGGGCTACGGCGGCCGTTTTCGCGCCGCAGCGCCTACCCGTATCGCAGTCGTGGCCGCCGGCTACGGCGACGGCTACGATCGCCACGCCGCCGACGGCACGCCGGTGCTGGTCAATGGCCAGCGCGCCGCCCTTGCCGGCAAGGTCTCGATGGATATGCTCACCGTTGACGTGAGCGGCATTGACGACGTGCGCATCGGCAGCGAAGTCGTGCTCTGGGGGCGGGCCGAAAACGGCGCGGTGCTCTCTATTGATGAGGTCGCAAGCCACTGCGATACCATCAGCTACACCCTGTTAACCGGCGTGCTGCCGCGGGTTCCCCGGCGCTATCATGGCGTTGGTATTCTTCCTCACGGTATGACGCGCTAG
- the surE gene encoding 5'/3'-nucleotidase SurE, translated as MRRLLLSNDDGVHAPGLRALHDGLIAHAKVRVVAPDRDRSGASHSLTLSRPLSLTALENGFYSVDGTPADCVYLGVNGVWDERPDLVIAGINHGSNLGDDVLYSGTVAAAMEGRNLGMSAIAMSLCGKRHFDTAVRVAATLIGAASNLSLPPRTLLNVNVPDLPWDAIQGVKVTRLGYRGPAAKPVATQDPRGQTRYWIAPVGANADDGKDTDFAAIEAGWVSITPLQTDLTRHTARHDVQDWLDAFA; from the coding sequence ATGCGGCGACTGCTGCTTTCCAATGATGATGGCGTTCACGCGCCGGGGCTGCGTGCGCTGCACGACGGGCTGATAGCCCATGCCAAGGTGCGCGTGGTGGCGCCCGACCGTGACCGCAGCGGCGCCAGCCATTCGCTGACGCTGTCGCGCCCGCTGTCGCTCACCGCGCTGGAAAACGGCTTTTACAGCGTTGACGGCACGCCCGCCGACTGCGTGTATCTGGGCGTTAACGGCGTTTGGGATGAACGGCCTGATCTGGTCATTGCCGGCATCAATCACGGTAGCAACCTGGGTGACGACGTGCTGTATTCCGGCACCGTGGCCGCGGCCATGGAAGGGCGCAATCTGGGCATGTCGGCCATTGCCATGTCGCTGTGTGGCAAGCGCCACTTCGACACCGCTGTCCGGGTGGCCGCCACGCTGATCGGTGCGGCGTCCAACTTGTCGCTACCGCCGCGTACGCTGCTCAACGTCAACGTGCCGGACTTACCCTGGGACGCGATTCAGGGCGTCAAGGTCACGCGGCTGGGCTATCGCGGCCCCGCCGCTAAACCCGTCGCTACGCAGGACCCACGCGGGCAGACGCGCTACTGGATTGCGCCGGTGGGCGCCAACGCCGATGACGGCAAGGACACCGATTTTGCCGCCATCGAGGCCGGCTGGGTGTCAATCACCCCGCTGCAGACCGACCTGACGCGCCACACGGCGCGCCACGACGTACAGGATTGGCTGGATGCTTTTGCCTGA
- the ftsB gene encoding cell division protein FtsB: MSSKTKAWPFRKWLVLGLLALLALLQYKLWLGRGGWQDLQQVQTRVDAQEAANAPMRERNARLAAEVRDLKTGLDAVEERARSDMGMVRADEQFFWVPGVSAYDTPAPQNPDARAAASSGEAGL, translated from the coding sequence GTGAGTAGCAAAACCAAGGCTTGGCCTTTTCGCAAGTGGCTCGTACTGGGGCTGTTAGCTCTGCTGGCGCTGCTGCAATACAAGCTGTGGCTGGGGCGCGGCGGCTGGCAGGATTTGCAGCAGGTGCAAACCCGGGTTGACGCTCAGGAAGCGGCCAACGCGCCGATGCGCGAGCGCAACGCCCGGCTGGCCGCCGAGGTCAGAGACCTGAAAACCGGCCTTGACGCCGTGGAAGAGCGCGCCCGCAGCGATATGGGCATGGTGCGTGCCGACGAGCAGTTTTTCTGGGTGCCGGGCGTGAGCGCTTACGACACGCCCGCGCCGCAAAATCCTGATGCGCGCGCTGCGGCATCTTCCGGCGAGGCGGGCTTGTGA
- a CDS encoding DUF368 domain-containing protein encodes MGAADAVPGVSGGTIAFISGFYAELIHTIRQFGPGAFGAWRRGGLQGLVRHLNLAFIIPLLAGVALAVFSVAHLAVWLMEAYPLLLDGFFFGLVAASTLVVNDARERFKWRHLIALGLGLWLARALPSLMPLLLTVGNDSLMLMLAGSIAISAMLLPGVSGSFLLLSMGLYGTIMQAIRGLDVGIIALFGGGCVIGLMLFSRLLSWLLHRHHAATMQLLLGFILGSLPLLWPWRELIRYQLGPDGQLIPLAHRYLLPGDYATLTGASAQTAGVMALMLVGALLVVALNQQAKRRTLRSRKAESNATRTSADKQE; translated from the coding sequence ATGGGGGCAGCCGACGCGGTGCCCGGCGTATCCGGCGGCACCATCGCATTTATCAGCGGGTTTTATGCCGAGCTGATTCATACCATTCGCCAGTTTGGTCCCGGCGCGTTTGGCGCCTGGCGTCGCGGCGGCCTGCAAGGGCTTGTACGCCACCTCAATCTGGCCTTTATTATCCCGCTGCTGGCCGGCGTAGCGCTCGCTGTGTTCAGCGTTGCCCACCTTGCCGTATGGCTGATGGAGGCTTATCCGCTGCTGCTGGACGGTTTCTTTTTTGGCCTGGTGGCGGCATCAACGCTGGTGGTTAACGACGCGCGCGAACGCTTTAAATGGCGCCATCTGATTGCGCTGGGTCTGGGGCTGTGGCTGGCGCGTGCGCTGCCGTCGCTGATGCCGCTGTTGCTCACCGTGGGCAACGATTCACTGATGCTGATGCTGGCCGGCAGCATCGCCATTAGCGCCATGCTGTTGCCGGGCGTGTCGGGCAGCTTTTTGCTGCTGTCCATGGGGCTTTACGGCACGATCATGCAGGCCATTCGCGGGCTGGATGTCGGTATTATTGCGCTGTTTGGCGGCGGCTGCGTGATCGGCCTGATGCTTTTTTCGCGGCTGTTGTCATGGCTGTTGCATCGCCATCACGCGGCCACCATGCAGCTGCTGCTGGGGTTTATCCTTGGCTCGCTGCCGCTTCTCTGGCCGTGGCGCGAGCTGATACGCTACCAGCTGGGCCCTGACGGGCAGCTGATTCCGCTGGCGCACCGTTATCTGCTGCCCGGCGACTACGCCACGCTCACCGGCGCCTCCGCCCAAACCGCCGGCGTGATGGCGTTGATGCTCGTTGGCGCACTGCTGGTGGTGGCATTGAATCAGCAGGCCAAACGCCGCACTCTCCGCTCCCGTAAAGCGGAGTCAAACGCTACCCGAACAAGCGCTGATAAACAGGAGTAA
- the ispD gene encoding 2-C-methyl-D-erythritol 4-phosphate cytidylyltransferase, producing MNVPVWLIVPAAGQGRRMSADRPKQYLPLAGETILACTLARLHAALPEAKLVLCLDDDDAWFAPGQVPFTRWQRVAGGAERMDSVLNALRAMPANEHDVVLVHDVARPCVTPQDVRALASAAANNADGALLAMPVADTMKRATSDGSCARTEPREGLWHALTPQGFPYGRLRRALEKAQASGARVTDEASAVEALGGRPRLVSGRRDNLKVTHPDDLALATAILAAQDDRL from the coding sequence GTGAACGTGCCTGTCTGGCTGATCGTGCCCGCGGCGGGGCAGGGCCGGCGAATGAGCGCTGACCGCCCCAAGCAGTACCTGCCGCTGGCGGGCGAGACCATTCTGGCCTGCACGCTTGCGCGCCTGCACGCCGCGTTGCCCGAGGCGAAGCTGGTGCTGTGCCTGGACGATGATGACGCCTGGTTTGCCCCCGGGCAGGTGCCGTTTACCCGCTGGCAACGCGTGGCCGGCGGCGCCGAGCGAATGGATAGCGTGCTGAACGCCCTGCGCGCCATGCCCGCCAATGAGCATGACGTAGTGCTGGTGCACGACGTGGCGCGACCCTGCGTCACGCCACAGGACGTGCGCGCGCTGGCCAGCGCAGCCGCTAACAACGCGGACGGTGCGCTGCTGGCGATGCCGGTGGCCGACACCATGAAACGCGCCACGTCCGACGGCAGCTGCGCGCGCACCGAGCCCCGCGAAGGGCTGTGGCACGCGCTGACGCCTCAGGGGTTTCCCTACGGCCGGCTGCGCCGTGCACTGGAAAAGGCGCAGGCGAGCGGGGCGCGAGTCACTGACGAAGCCTCGGCGGTTGAAGCGCTGGGCGGCCGGCCGCGGCTGGTCAGCGGGCGGCGGGATAACCTCAAGGTGACCCATCCGGACGATCTGGCGCTAGCCACGGCCATTCTGGCGGCGCAGGACGACCGGTTATAA
- the rpoS gene encoding RNA polymerase sigma factor RpoS yields MSILEQGIQEVDLNAVEEALGELDDKRVAAEEETFEKALGREGRAQKPSSDATQIYLNEIGFSPLLTPEEEVYYGRMARKGEPLGRSRMIESNLRLVVKIARRYLNRGLTLLDLIEEGNLGLIRAVEKFDPERGFRFSTYATWWIRQTIERALMNQTRTIRLPIHVVKELNIYLRAARELTQRLDHEPTAEEIAEHLDKPVATIKKMLGLNERVSSVDYPVGGDSDKPLIDTLADDDDAGPEASLVDGDVKEHVDHWLGSLGDKQREVVVRRFGLRGHEAATLEEVGVEIGLTRERVRQIQVEALKKLRRLLEKQGLSLDAIFES; encoded by the coding sequence ATGAGTATATTGGAGCAAGGTATTCAGGAAGTGGATCTGAACGCGGTGGAAGAGGCGCTCGGCGAGCTGGATGACAAACGAGTCGCTGCCGAAGAAGAAACCTTTGAAAAAGCCCTTGGGCGTGAAGGTCGGGCGCAGAAGCCGAGTTCGGATGCCACCCAGATTTATCTGAATGAAATCGGCTTTTCGCCACTGTTGACGCCGGAGGAAGAGGTCTATTACGGCCGCATGGCGCGTAAGGGCGAGCCGCTTGGCCGCTCGCGGATGATCGAATCCAACCTGCGGCTGGTAGTCAAGATCGCCCGGCGCTACCTGAACCGCGGGCTGACGCTGCTGGACCTGATCGAAGAGGGCAATCTGGGGCTGATTCGCGCGGTCGAGAAGTTCGACCCCGAACGGGGCTTTCGCTTTTCCACTTACGCCACCTGGTGGATTCGCCAGACCATCGAGCGGGCGCTGATGAACCAGACCCGCACGATTCGCCTGCCGATTCACGTGGTCAAAGAGCTCAACATCTACTTGCGTGCGGCGCGCGAGCTGACTCAGCGGCTTGACCACGAACCCACGGCCGAAGAAATCGCCGAGCATCTGGACAAACCGGTGGCCACGATCAAGAAAATGCTGGGGCTGAACGAGCGCGTGTCGTCGGTGGATTATCCCGTCGGCGGCGATAGCGACAAGCCGCTGATCGATACCCTGGCCGACGATGACGATGCCGGCCCCGAAGCGTCGCTGGTGGATGGCGATGTCAAAGAGCATGTGGACCACTGGCTTGGCTCTCTGGGTGACAAGCAGCGCGAAGTGGTGGTGCGCCGCTTCGGCCTGCGTGGCCACGAAGCCGCCACCCTTGAGGAAGTTGGCGTTGAAATAGGCCTGACCCGGGAGCGTGTGCGTCAGATTCAGGTAGAAGCCCTGAAAAAACTGCGCCGCCTGCTGGAAAAACAGGGCCTGTCGCTGGATGCCATTTTTGAAAGCTGA
- the truD gene encoding tRNA pseudouridine(13) synthase TruD has product MSLTLDWARCLDATFGPPKPGDYRATPEDFLVDEALDFAPEGHGEHLWLRIEKRRQTTLDVVNMLARLCEVTPRGIGYSGMKDRLAVTRQWLSVHLPGRDAPEQLEERLAALGTTVLERARHPRKLKRGVHRTNRFSLRISGDAVETEDFGARWQALCEFGVPNYFGPQRFGAGGRNLDRVQALFARGWRKRDDRQGMLLSSARSFLFNELLGARVEAGCWATPLDGDTLMLEGTQSVFTAEQADDELRRRAAELDLHPAGPLWGTGMSAEAEPTAPAQRFEAQLKHDHPALCAGIEQAGAKCARRALRLRLGDPELTPLDAGIRLTFSLPKGSFATAVLRELIAHPDFAPLPAG; this is encoded by the coding sequence ATGAGCCTGACGCTTGACTGGGCGCGCTGCCTGGACGCGACGTTTGGCCCGCCCAAGCCCGGTGACTATCGCGCCACGCCGGAAGATTTTCTCGTCGATGAGGCGCTCGATTTCGCGCCGGAAGGCCACGGCGAACACCTCTGGCTGCGCATCGAAAAGCGACGCCAGACCACGCTCGACGTCGTCAATATGCTGGCGCGACTGTGCGAGGTAACGCCCAGAGGCATCGGCTATTCGGGCATGAAAGACCGCCTCGCGGTGACTCGCCAGTGGCTCAGCGTGCACCTGCCCGGCCGGGATGCGCCAGAACAGCTTGAAGAGCGGTTGGCGGCGCTGGGTACCACGGTGCTTGAGCGTGCCCGTCACCCGCGCAAGCTCAAGCGCGGTGTTCACCGGACCAATCGCTTCAGCCTGCGGATTAGCGGCGACGCCGTTGAGACCGAGGATTTTGGCGCGCGCTGGCAGGCGCTGTGCGAATTTGGCGTGCCCAACTATTTTGGCCCCCAGCGGTTTGGCGCCGGCGGGCGCAACCTTGATCGCGTGCAGGCGCTGTTTGCCCGGGGCTGGCGTAAACGCGACGACCGTCAGGGTATGCTGCTTTCCAGCGCGCGCAGCTTTCTGTTTAATGAGCTGCTGGGCGCACGAGTGGAGGCCGGCTGCTGGGCGACGCCGCTGGATGGCGATACGCTGATGCTGGAGGGCACCCAGAGCGTGTTTACCGCCGAGCAGGCAGACGACGAGCTGCGCCGCCGCGCCGCCGAGCTTGACCTGCACCCGGCCGGTCCGCTGTGGGGCACGGGCATGTCGGCGGAGGCCGAGCCCACCGCGCCGGCGCAGCGTTTTGAGGCGCAACTGAAACATGACCACCCGGCGCTGTGTGCCGGTATCGAGCAGGCCGGCGCCAAGTGCGCTCGCCGTGCGCTGCGGCTGCGGCTGGGCGATCCCGAACTGACGCCGCTTGACGCCGGCATCCGGCTGACGTTTTCGCTGCCGAAAGGCAGTTTTGCCACCGCCGTGCTGCGCGAGCTGATCGCCCACCCGGACTTTGCCCCGCTGCCTGCCGGTTGA
- a CDS encoding protein-L-isoaspartate(D-aspartate) O-methyltransferase, with the protein MLLPELSHRARRGRGMTSQRTRDRMVERLASQGIRDARVLEGMAAEPRHLFVDEALAHRAYEDTSLPIGFGQTLSRPLTVARMTELVLQEAPRRVLELGTGSGYQTLILSRLVPALYSVERISALHQRAAKRLKGLDAPARLKAADGSQGWPCAAPFDVILLTACARTLPAALLEQLNDGGVLIAPLETPDGKQWLTRVRRVGRAFEQRRLEAVRFVPLLEGVVE; encoded by the coding sequence ATGCTTTTGCCTGAACTTTCTCACCGCGCGCGACGCGGCCGGGGAATGACCTCCCAGCGCACCCGGGATCGCATGGTCGAGCGGCTGGCGAGTCAGGGGATCCGCGATGCGCGCGTGCTCGAGGGCATGGCGGCCGAGCCGCGCCACCTGTTTGTCGACGAAGCGCTGGCCCACCGTGCCTACGAGGACACCTCGCTGCCCATCGGCTTTGGCCAGACGCTGTCGCGTCCGCTGACCGTTGCGCGGATGACCGAGCTTGTCCTGCAGGAAGCACCCCGGCGCGTGCTGGAGCTGGGCACCGGGTCGGGCTATCAGACATTGATCCTGTCACGTCTGGTGCCCGCGCTGTATTCCGTCGAGCGCATTTCGGCGCTGCATCAGCGTGCGGCCAAACGCCTGAAAGGGCTGGACGCCCCAGCGCGGCTTAAAGCGGCGGATGGCAGCCAAGGCTGGCCTTGCGCCGCCCCTTTTGATGTTATTTTATTGACCGCCTGCGCGCGTACGCTGCCGGCGGCGCTGCTTGAGCAGCTAAACGACGGCGGCGTACTGATTGCGCCGCTGGAAACGCCCGATGGCAAGCAGTGGTTGACCCGGGTGCGCCGCGTGGGGCGCGCCTTTGAACAGCGCCGTCTTGAAGCCGTGCGCTTTGTTCCCCTGCTGGAAGGAGTTGTGGAGTGA
- the ispF gene encoding 2-C-methyl-D-erythritol 2,4-cyclodiphosphate synthase, with the protein MRIGHGFDVHRFGPGDHLMIGGVKLPFEQGFVAHSDGDVLLHALCDALLGACALGDIGRHFPDTDPAYKGADSRELLRRVLKLVEGEGFTPVNLDATLMAQAPKMAGHIDTMCETIATDLKLSLGQVNVKATTTERLGFTGRGEGIAAEAVVLLTRRSGV; encoded by the coding sequence ATGCGCATCGGCCACGGCTTTGATGTCCACCGTTTTGGGCCCGGCGATCATTTGATGATCGGCGGCGTCAAGCTGCCGTTTGAGCAGGGCTTTGTGGCCCACTCGGATGGCGACGTGCTGCTGCACGCGCTGTGCGATGCGCTGCTGGGCGCCTGCGCGCTGGGCGATATTGGCCGCCACTTTCCCGATACCGACCCCGCCTATAAAGGCGCCGACAGCCGCGAGCTGCTGCGCCGGGTGCTCAAGCTGGTCGAGGGCGAAGGCTTCACCCCGGTGAATCTGGACGCCACGCTGATGGCGCAGGCGCCGAAAATGGCCGGGCACATCGACACCATGTGCGAGACCATCGCCACTGATCTCAAGCTCTCGCTGGGTCAGGTCAACGTCAAGGCCACGACGACCGAGCGGCTGGGCTTTACCGGCCGTGGCGAAGGCATCGCCGCCGAGGCGGTGGTGCTATTAACCCGGCGCAGCGGCGTATGA
- a CDS encoding peptidoglycan DD-metalloendopeptidase family protein yields the protein MRKIFVMSVLALAVTGCVNQQHSRPQVRDVSDAQQAVKNTPQYTVKTGDTLYGIAWEHNLDYRRLAALNNIAPPYSIFPGQAIRLRKGAQADGSRQVAQTQPDTSRGGAVATGLGQAGQVSSAAGQSGAGVQPVGSQQVDWLLPDEPVATQGTSPAAAGNDVDKDVVKKASNAGASKPDAGTADAEKTQVVKATEPASAAEKTPEKTKSVAKKTPDAASTREKRADRSYTPAKNIAWQWPVEGKLDGRFDEDGSITAGIDIAGEKGQSVKAAGPGIVVYAGSGVRGYGNLVLLKHNDQFLSAYAHNDSLSVSENDVVKAGEVIATMGNSDADSVKLHFEVRKDGEPQDPLTYLPSR from the coding sequence ATGCGCAAGATTTTCGTGATGTCTGTGCTGGCCCTGGCCGTTACCGGCTGCGTCAACCAGCAGCATTCCCGCCCCCAGGTGCGTGATGTGAGCGATGCTCAGCAGGCGGTGAAAAACACGCCGCAATACACCGTTAAAACCGGCGATACGCTCTACGGGATTGCCTGGGAGCACAACCTTGACTACCGCCGCCTGGCGGCGCTTAACAACATCGCGCCGCCCTATAGCATTTTTCCGGGGCAAGCGATTCGTTTGCGTAAGGGCGCGCAGGCCGATGGTAGCCGTCAGGTAGCGCAGACGCAGCCTGATACCTCCCGTGGCGGCGCGGTCGCCACCGGTCTGGGCCAGGCTGGGCAAGTCAGCAGCGCCGCGGGACAAAGCGGTGCCGGCGTTCAGCCGGTCGGCAGCCAGCAGGTTGACTGGCTGCTGCCCGATGAGCCGGTCGCCACGCAGGGCACCTCTCCGGCAGCTGCCGGCAATGACGTCGATAAAGACGTGGTGAAGAAAGCATCAAACGCCGGGGCCAGCAAGCCCGATGCCGGTACGGCGGATGCTGAGAAGACTCAGGTGGTCAAGGCGACAGAACCCGCGAGCGCCGCAGAGAAAACGCCGGAGAAAACCAAAAGCGTAGCGAAGAAGACGCCAGACGCCGCCAGCACGCGCGAAAAACGCGCTGATCGCAGCTATACGCCGGCCAAGAATATTGCCTGGCAATGGCCGGTAGAAGGCAAGCTTGACGGACGTTTTGACGAGGATGGCAGCATCACCGCAGGCATTGATATCGCCGGGGAAAAGGGGCAATCTGTCAAAGCCGCCGGCCCCGGTATCGTGGTCTATGCAGGCAGCGGTGTACGCGGCTATGGCAATCTGGTATTGCTCAAGCACAACGACCAGTTTTTATCGGCTTATGCACATAACGATAGCCTGAGCGTCAGCGAAAACGACGTGGTCAAAGCAGGCGAAGTGATTGCTACGATGGGCAATAGCGATGCAGACAGCGTCAAGCTGCATTTTGAGGTACGCAAGGACGGCGAGCCCCAGGATCCCCTGACGTATCTGCCTTCACGCTAG